The sequence below is a genomic window from Colias croceus chromosome 11, ilColCroc2.1.
gaggaggttatcaattcggccggtatgttttttttttttttttttaatgtatgttcaccgattactccgaggtttcggaaccgatttacgtgattctttttttgttcgatgcgggatggtgtcgaattggtcccataaaattattcggataggcccagtagtttttattttatgggcatttttgaaagtgcaagtttgaagtcggttgtttttaacgttatcacttgttatgtATTCTCCTATCAAATCTCTTACGGATaagaataaacttttaaatatctCTATGATCTAGTAATTATATCTCCAATTAATCTCTTAATAATAATCTCTGATTACAGTTCTAGAAGTGCCAGACATCACGTATCTAAAGGAAGACGAATTCGCCGCGCACTTCGACGACGGCACGAACCCACAAGAGAACATTCCAGCGGTTGTGGTACATTACACTCCGCCGCATGTGTTTGATCATCCCGTGTAAGTGTATTAACTATTTGTGtatcaataatttatgttacgCTGCTTGTTTTTAGCGGTtaagactagcggtccgccccggcttcgcccgtggtacatatttcgcaatagtagcctatgttctttctcagggtctaaagattgtccgtgcttaatttcatcaaaatcggtccagtagatgcgtgaaaaccatacacaCATAcgtaattacaaacctttcctcttgataatattagtatagaaaaaaaattggtggAATGACAGTGCAAACATATATGTGTACCATGATTGATATTCATTTTAACATCTTTACCTGGTAAGTATGTTACGTATGGTGTTTATGGTGTgtcaatttttgtttttaagaaAACACAAGTACATTTCCCATGCCATGTTTTTAATAGTTCAATTGGACATAGGACCGACATAGCCAACGCTGTAAGTCGTGGGTCAGAGGCGGTGCACAgatccaaaaaaaaattgcatataacataatattatcttcatttcttctatgaaataaatttattttctcctaGGTACCAATCGTTTATGGCTCTATTTGGTCCAACAACCCGCCATCTCATATTAAACGCAAAGAACTCATGCCTCGGCTCAGAAGCAGTGCACAGGACGCAACACAAGTTGCACCTACTGGATCCGGATATTTTCCCACTGCTGAAGGATTTGAGTGTGCCCGCTGTGTGGAACGCCCATCCGCCGTTGCCAAAGACAAGTAGCCCGATAAGATTAAAAGGCTTGGAGGAGCTGAAGAATAAGGTCAGTGCGGTTTTggttattgattaaaaaagataaatttaataactatacgattttaattttttatgagtaTGAGAGTGATATAATGTATATTGTTTCCAAAATAAACTTCTGGTTTTTATCGGATTATTACTCTCATTAAATAAGTaggttataaaattatcatgtTCTTACTGACAATATCTatatggtccttcgagcctGATTTAAAGAACCGCTTTGAAGCCTGTTTTTTTTGGGAAGATTGCTCCCAAGATTACATTTGCTACTTGCTTTTATGGAAAAATTATCGTCGGATTttgcttatttatattttaacaacacACAACTTATGCATCGCGTACTAACTTCGCTTCAATAAATACTGTTACGGTGGTGGTACTATAGCTTGACCGCAATGGCTGTAGGGCTGTATATAACTCAggcccggaatcacagacacaatagaaaatctattgtgtcatggcccgatcgggccacgtggggctcaatgggttaataggTATGTGCGTTGCGAGGCGGGGGAGAGTACCGACCGTTCCGTTACTTTCTAACTTCAAACTCGTGCTGTCATGTCCCCGCCTCATCGCACATACCTAGAGCGCGGTATAGCGGTTGCGGTCAAGCTATAACTCATGCTCAGTGTCGTTTACCCACACTAAACGCATGAATCGCTATGGCACAGTTCCACACGATCATCAACATGTACGGACCTGCCCACAAGCTTTATGTACTTATCATATTGTTTAACATCCTACAAACGTATACATCACACTCTAATTTCTCATTAGTTATTTACCTAAGTTAAGGTACATTGCATGACATGACCGGTATGGGTTAACCAACactaatatatgtaatatgtagaTCGTGCTGACGCAGTTCCACACGATCATCAACATGTACATGCCCACAAGCTATCACAAGCTTTATGTACTTATCATTTTCGGTGGTTATTAACCTACAAACAATTTCACCTTAGTTGGGGATATTGCATGACATTATCGGTATTGGTTAACCAACACTAATCGAATAGATCGCGCTGGCGCAGTTCCAGACTATCATCAATATGGATGCGCCCGCGCATGGTGATGGAGAGCCTTCCCCGGATGCAGGAAGACTGGAACTGCTAGCGGCTAGGACGCTTACTGTGTTTCATTTAAGGCCTAAGCGGCAATTGGATAGGTGAGTAAAAAGAACCAAATGGATAATATGAATCTGTACTTTCTTTCAAATTCGATCCTCAATAAGAATATGTGCTTTGTAAATACGACTTTAATTCATGTGAATAaggttgaatttatttttgtggatATTGATCAGCTTAGGTAGccaaaatttattgtttatgattttttttgtcaagTAATGcgaataaagtttattttgctTGATCTTTCTTTCAACTAGAATTTTACCAATACAcgacatttttaaatagttgCTGAAATCAGTTATTCAGTATCATATCATAactatagtttttttttttacgttcaAGTATATTTTGAAAGACAATATCCATGatgattttagtgtttaattgaataagatttaaaatatccCAGTAGTTTTAGTTTTGCCTTTAAACTTGCCCTAACCCTAACCTTTTATCCGACCTTTATAAAACAGGTCAGCAGAACCAAAGCTACACATCCAGGACTACATCCAAGAAACAATGGATGTAGATGGCTTCGTGCCAAGTCTGGAACAATTCCGTCGGCTCGTGGACACAATGCGATACGCTAAAAGTGACGCGAAGGAGTATCCAAAAGTAGTGTTCCTTGGTACAGGGTCGTGTATACCGAGCAAGACGAGGAATACGAGCGCTATTGTGCTGCAAATTGAGTGAGTAATTAATGGTCACATTTTGAAGTACATATTTGAATGcgataatttgtaaaaatattatataatttaagggTCTATTAGTACcaagttttttcttttttttttagcttttttatgtgtttttttgttatattgtgTGGCATATCGTGTGtttaaatgacaataaatttatttctttctttctttcttataaatataattaaagtagTAACCGGATAGCATTTCCGTTAGAATAACTATTTGTCCAGAGGTTCAGCCTTTATTTGTTCCATCTATTATGTACACAGACCTCTTATATGAGCTTTCAGAACGTAACGAACgcttttgaataatttttaccaTCTGGGTACAAAAGGTATATTTTAGGGACAATATCAATCTTTCCCGCAGAAGAGTTATTTCCTTTTTCATAAAGCCACTGCTTATGCAAACAGTTTATTCTTCCaaatatttgcatttaaataagcgagtttttatattgtaacaaAAACCTTAAAAAGTCTTAATTTATCATCCGAACAATTCTTGTTCATAAAAAcgaagaaatatattttttcagtgAACAGCGCTCAATGCTCCTAGATTGTGGAGAAGGCACTTTTGGTCAACTGGTACGATTCTACGGACCGAAGCGTGTCAATGCCTTCCTTAGAACTTTGAAGGCCATTTATATATCCCATCTACACGCTGACCATCATAttggtaagtatttttatgtttaattgtatgaaatactagcggtccgcccgggcttcgcccgtggtacatatttcgcaataaaaggtagcctatgttctttctcagggtctaaagattatctgtgacaaatttcatcaaaatcggttcagtagtttatgcgtgaaaaccatacatacatacatagaaacctttcctctttataatattagtatagattcttTTTCGTATCTCAATTTAGCCGAAATACGTTAAAGCGATATTTTGTTCTTTTGTCtgaattgtatacaaataaaattttacaaaatatatgaatgttattctgatgtatattatatctagGTTTGTTTAGTTGAAAGTGGTACTAGGAAACTCCCATCTTCGATttgtttaattcattatttgaAGTTGTATTCTGTTTTGGGCATTTATCGAGAATATTCTTTATAACGAATTGCTACTTAGATGTTAGGTAACGTCGAATAGGTGCCGAGCAGTGATGAAAAATGTTCCAAAAATATTCCCTTTGTTAGCAAAAGAAATTGTTCCTtctaatcctactaatattattaatgcgaaagtttgtatggatgtatggatgtttgttactctttcacgtaaaaactactgaaccgattacaataaaatttagcacacatgaagccgcgggcggaaatctagtatataaataaaatatctctcTCCAGGTTTAATAGGCGTACTCCAAGCTCGTCGAGAAGCGCTAGACGAGATATCGGATTCAGAAACAGAACCGGCTCAACCGTTATATCTAATGGCGCCGGGACAAATTGTCACTTGGCTGTCGAAGTATGACCAGCAGTTTGAGAGCATACGGGGAGAGTTTACGCTGATACCTAATCAGAACTTGGTAAGTTATAGCTCTTTAAGAGGAGGCTCCCTTTTTCATTTCTGGCACTGACAGACCGGTTACGGTACTAGACGCTAATACAGCcgtaataaagttgaatataGCTAAAACCCACACAAAATCTACCAGTTTCTTTCATCACTTTTGGGGAAGACTTTCACAACTATCCCATTATAGCATGCGCTCTTTGATCGCGTTCGAGCTCGAAAAGTAAGTCTCAATTCTTATTTCGTTAATAACtaaagtaataattgatctagagaaaaaatatcttgataTTCGATAGTAAACTCTATTTTCTtacttaacatttattttagacatatagtccaagtaaatctttaaaaaaatgtaataatcccattttttaataaaaaatgaatcgagtgaaaatgttacaattacaTAACTGTCTTGTAGATCGAAAGAAAAAgacccaataaatcatatactaAAGTTCCATCTTGATTGTATGTGTGCCTGTTTCAGAATATGTatgcaaattcacataaaatttaggGAGCTTGCCCTTAAGTATTTCCCTATACAACATCTGAATTGAAAGTGTATGGGAagttataaattgaaaaagaaaaataatatctatgggaagtttttttatttgggaAAATAATAGTCAATCTGGATAAATGTGCCTacttgatttaatttaatttaaataaatccgTTACAAacttatgatttattaattgttaaatgaaTAACAATTCCGTATGGGTTTTAAAACTAATTGATCACTTTTAAGCAACTTTTTTAAGACTACATGCTTTATAGGccgtaataaaaattcaacatcTATAAGTAAAGTCCACATTCCACAGACGGAAGCGAAGCAGTCAACGAACGGCGACATGACGTCAGCGATATTAGCTTCTCTAGGAATCGACCGGTTGGTGACATGCTACGTGTCGCACTGCCCCAACGCGTTCGGCGTCGCCGTGCAGGTGGGCGACGGGCATAAGGTCACATACTCGGGCGATACTATACCGTGCGATGAGCTGGTCAAGATTGGTACgtttgaaattgaaaaaaaaatgtatactgaaaaaatcataaaaatgtaaggCTGTACCTGacctaaaataaatctatttttttattatgtttatgtaaaAGCGGGAAAACGATCTGGCGCGTCACCGGACTACTTCGATTcgaacgtaaaataaaaatataaattgtttaattgtaCGTCACCATTAGGAACACTGCGTACGAAAAAGATCACATAATCATTGATATATCTGTAAATTTATGATATCCAATAAATAATTgccataatatttttcatgatatataatattatctaaaacaaGCCGTATTccattatcaaaattatacaaGTACTTATCTATTACCAATTCGCAGGTCAAAATTCAACGCTCCTAATCCACGAAGCGACAATGGAGGATGAGTTAGAAAACGAAGCGCGCATAAAGATGCACTCCACGACATCGCAAGCGATAGAAGTTGGCCGCGCTATGTGCGCGCGCTACACCGTGCTCACGCACTTCAGCCAGCGGTACGCGAGACTGCCGCGCCTCAACGCGCACATACTCAACGACAACAAGAGTGTGGGCATCGCGTTCGACAACATGCAGGTGGGGTCAATGGCCGGCTAGCTTCTTTTAGAACGCCAGTTAGTTTAAATTTGGAATAAGAGTGTGTGCATCGCGTTCGACAACATGCAGGTGGGGTCAATGGCCGGCTAGCTTCTTTTTGAACGCCTGTTAGTTTGAATTTGGAATAAGAGTGTGGGCATCGCGTTCGACAACATGCAGGTGGGGTCAATGGCCGGCTAGCTTCTTTTCGAACGCCTGTtagtttgaatttgaaataagaGTGTGTGCATCGCGTTCGACAACATGCAGGTGGGGTCAATGACCGGCTAGCTTCTTTTTCGAACGCCTCGTGTATGTGCCAGTGTATTGTTTGAATTTGGAACAAGATGGTGAGCATCGCGCTCGGCAACATGCAAATGGACGGGGTTAATGACCGGCtagctttttttttaattgcgtGATGCGTGTCgaatgtttaaattttgaatttggaatGTGCAAATAACGCACGTGTGTACGTTTTCAATTGGAACGTCGAACGAGGATAGTAGGATGGTTTTTATTTGAGATAGAAATACAAATAGACCACCATTTTCCTTGTATTAAACATAGTGGTCACGCTCTTCTTATCAACGCGCAGAAAATTACCGACGCCAAAATTATTCCCCATTAACTTCAAAATACTGTAATCACTTCAAAACTgttttccgaatcggtggtaaatgttaaaaaatgttatgacgattcaaaagtgcttttataagaagtctaattaaatttatgaatgtttgagtttgaaataaCATTAGTTAGattgtatttcaatatttttcaaatgttGCCATTCTTTCACAGATCACAATGAGTGACCTAGACCTCCTCCCGCACATGTACGCCCCTCTACAACTGATGTTCGCGGAACATTGCGTAGAGCTTGAACTGAAAGCGGCCCATAGAGCACGAGTCAAAGAAAAGCAACCCTCTTCCCCAGCGATACCCACTTCCGGTAGTATACGGCACTATAGCACTGACCAGAGACAAGATACAGACGATAAAAGTGACCAGAGACAAAACGCTAATACACAACGGACTGACCATATACAAGATACAGATGATAAAATTGACCATAGACAAGATAACGAAAGTAAAGTAGATAGAGAAGATATGTCAAAAGAATCGACTGACCATAGACAAACTTTAGACGGCCATATACAAGATATGGTCATAGATAATAAAGATGATATTGTTAGCGGTAGTTAGACTACGAAATATTATGtcgattttaaatattctagtGCCTTCGTTTTGTACAGTTAGCAGCTTGCGTTTTATTTGATCTTGTTATGCTTGTAAAGTAATTAAGTTTACTTGTAAAGTATGTTAAGTTGTTTGGAacaaataaagtaatttatattatgtaattgttgttttattatactcGATGTACATCTTGTAGTAGTTAATTTCAAATGTAATTTGACATTTAaaccttttatttattattcttgtaGAAATAACTACAACTGTTGAGAAAtaacaatgttaattgacATGAGATATAAATCATCTCAGAAAGTTtattacagataataaatcttttatatAAAGCTGTAGTGCCAAAACAGTATTTAATATggctttaatataaaaaaagtgtatgtaggtacttatgtacacgcgttagaagttatacttctagttcaggatacatcgcccatttttgcaagtgactactataaagctaatttttcgtttgtagctttattttgatgagacgcccaataatttcgtgtacgaaagtctcgattgtggtagctaacagagataacaaggataaaaatttttgatttgatggttctcaaatatttattactaactgaattttttttgttcaatctcaagataattacctaaattattcgaaaaaatatttgtccttcaaaatctatggttggttcaaagagtccccctttccaaagtgtatcgataacgaggtcatcataaatgattactaacaagctgatttttttgttttcacttagttaatgtttatataattcaacagacatattgtcctacaaattgcgtaataaatatttgagaaccatcaaatcaaaaaattttatccttgttatctctgttagctaccacaatcgagagtttcgtacacgaaattattcggtgtctcatcaaaataaagctacaaacggaaaatcagcttgatagtagtcacttgcaaaaatgggcgatgtatcctgaataactattctttggcgtatggaaaaacatactagaatatacaacttgaacatagttatcaattttcataccacctagaagttagaactaacttcatgctgttaaatttaggtgtcggtgtgcgcgcgcatcgtaaaaattcactctcatcatatttctccatcgcgccaaaagaagtataacttaaaaaaacttacgattttaatttttactttatttatattaaaataacttctaCAGGTGCTTCAAGTAAAACTCATTCTCCGTCTAGAGAGCAGACATTATCACAACCGAAACTTAAGTACAGAGAGAGCAATGCATCTAGTAAgattatatacctatctattcTGTACATTTATGTAGTCTTAATTTAAACAGTTATTATATAAACGttatatatttgaattttgtttattgcaacGTAACTGATCTTCGCGACtgattataattgtatattttttgttaataagaTGCATTTTTCCAACATTCCAAACAGGTATCAAAATAGACCTAAAACCATGtagttcaatttttattaatagtacattttttatctttatttattttactagctgctccgcgcggattcacccccgtggctccactcctgttgatcgtagcgtgatgataatatagcctataacctttcTCGATATATGAgctttctaacaccgaaagaattttttttaatcggaccagtagttcccgagattagcgcgttaaaacaaacaaacaaactcttcagctttataatattagtatagattaaaatgaCTTCTCCTTAATTAATTCTTCCGATAAAACAATAAGGTTAGCTCtttccataataaaattatattttagaacTCCGACAAGTACGAAACGGTTTATTATACGGTGGTATTCTAACGCCGAGCCGCAGCAAATCGTGTTCTCCTGAAAAACGCTCTACTCGATCCAGCTTGCCAAGTTAGTGTGTAACTTacatctttaatatatataaatctcgtgtcacaatgtttgtcctcaatggactatTTCTTTAAtggatattttcttttcattagAAAACAAAGAAAGTATCACTTTTTAGTATACTTTCAAAGTATCAAGAAGTGTGAGTTGAAATGCTGATGTGTGCACGatacttataaaatgaaatattttacagtagcttatttacttcaataacagtaattaaagtttttaactgcAATGTCAGTGAATAGATTGTTTATTTCGAATAAAACATTCAATTTAcaactattttaatatgtcgttttaaaaataaaggtacACCAGGCAGTGGAAGCGCACCGCATTCTCCTGAGAGGACATCTAGTTTATCATGTTAGTACCTTTAGTTTTTCCTTTTGGTaaaggaaaattaaaaaaaataacttacgtCACGTAATTTATGGTCGCCCCAAAACTTGTTAAGATGTTTAAAACCGAAAACCGGGTCACTTTAAATGaacacaaaaaatttttgaaccGCAGTTACTTCCTATACTTATTATACATTCATTAgcatgtaaatataaaaaatataacatttatgaAGCATATTTTTTAGCacagatttataatttttaatcggtTTTATAGCTCGTGCTGCTAGCGCTCCTCCCAAGGAAAATAAGTTATGTATGGAGAAAACTGCTGACTTACCGAAACCCACCACTGGCTCCATATCTAGTGGTAAGTTTGTCACTGAAAACTTCTCAAACGGCTGTGCAGTTTTTGATGATGATTTTTGTAAATGTTTTAGTTCTACAGGGTAACTTAGTAAGTGCAATAACATTCTAAGGGTTCAACcgcactatgcgggtagccgcatTGCGGGTAGCCGTCCGGCTGGCCGCATTCGCAACCGCATCCTGCGGTCAGCCGgacggctacccgcatagtgcgtATGA
It includes:
- the LOC123695690 gene encoding ribonuclease Z, mitochondrial, producing the protein MNGKLRLFRKVVRCNLHKYFYSSNSNNRLLDLLANMPKSNTGKTAEVQRQRLKLPRKGEKYGPSTIYLQVLGSGARGAPNTLYLFTDQKRYLFNCGECSQRLAHEHKVKLSRLDHIFITSKTWRNVGGLPGLSLTLQDVGVPNITLHGPEGLDELYNATKRFVIMKDLNVTMAKCSPTEDFEDSVMSVKYVLLGPHNSLLSSDLKPAAKKPKLDTTRTETMDQEFEEFIHDDTDYYRAKSDHKNADSNKNKNLKHKPRSPVEKDAMKKRAEKLMHNLNKLGTTNTVAYICTLKKRLGTLDLEKCVEFGVKPGPLLGQLKSGQDVVLPDGRLVLSKDVKTPDDPGPVFIVLEVPDITYLKEDEFAAHFDDGTNPQENIPAVVVHYTPPHVFDHPVYQSFMALFGPTTRHLILNAKNSCLGSEAVHRTQHKLHLLDPDIFPLLKDLSVPAVWNAHPPLPKTSSPIRLKGLEELKNKIALAQFQTIINMDAPAHGDGEPSPDAGRLELLAARTLTVFHLRPKRQLDRSAEPKLHIQDYIQETMDVDGFVPSLEQFRRLVDTMRYAKSDAKEYPKVVFLGTGSCIPSKTRNTSAIVLQIDEQRSMLLDCGEGTFGQLVRFYGPKRVNAFLRTLKAIYISHLHADHHIGLIGVLQARREALDEISDSETEPAQPLYLMAPGQIVTWLSKYDQQFESIRGEFTLIPNQNLTEAKQSTNGDMTSAILASLGIDRLVTCYVSHCPNAFGVAVQVGDGHKVTYSGDTIPCDELVKIGQNSTLLIHEATMEDELENEARIKMHSTTSQAIEVGRAMCARYTVLTHFSQRYARLPRLNAHILNDNKSVGIAFDNMQITMSDLDLLPHMYAPLQLMFAEHCVELELKAAHRARVKEKQPSSPAIPTSGSIRHYSTDQRQDTDDKSDQRQNANTQRTDHIQDTDDKIDHRQDNESKVDREDMSKESTDHRQTLDGHIQDMVIDNKDDIVSGSCASSKTHSPSREQTLSQPKLKYRESNASKLRQVRNGLLYGGILTPSRSKSCSPEKRSTRSSLPSTPGSGSAPHSPERTSSLSSRAASAPPKENKLCMEKTADLPKPTTGSISSAIRSKSSNSGAAPKDEVNSDDYKKGRCSPKSNNSQSALSSTGTETPSGYGKPLVTPLNKRLTIRRETRDKCRVAESNPVVNTINRSRSPLKSWKAENKQPLPASPANRRPVSSSKLPVRTPMLKGRASPASSPKCEQNCGLPVNRSLRQPSSSPPLRSGSMAARQTPTDRAPKDTRSNTSQNRPSFNNNVYARHRSFNSGCNSATARDSLKSREIFKSATGASKSSTPSRESIKPLYNQKRNIPKDTKPVYNRVSNFSNQSNKSFKPQLEDIKSSYLLLQKNVMNRNMKCSQNTNNARLKPTPSTALLELIEDCTRPWRHGIYPLNTTSMPHLDIQDGPLYNSYTMKLLSHLYQDLNQSLKRRDVCYC